The nucleotide sequence CTGAGCTTAAAAAAGCTAAATACAATGGTTACGAACAGCCTCGCCTGAAAGGAAAAAATATCGCTCTTATTTTCGAAAAATCGTCAACCCGTACACGCTGTGCATTTGAAGTCGCCGCTTTTGATCAGGGCGCTCAGGTTTCTTATATCGGTCCATCCGGCTCTCAGATCGGCCACAAAGAATCCATGAAAGATACTGCCCGCGTACTTGGACGTATGTATGACGGCATCGAATACCGTGGCTTTGGTCAGGATATTGTAGAAGAATTGGGCCAGTACGCAGGTGTACCCGTCTGGAACGGCCTGACCAATGAGTTCCACCCGACTCAGATTCTGGCTGACTTCCTGACTATGCTTGAGCACGGACGTGGTAAGCAGCTGCATGAAATCAAGTTTGCCTACCTGGGCGATGCACGCAACAACATGGGTAACTCTCTGCTTGTTGGTGCTGCAAAAATGGGGATGGATATTCGTCTGGTGGCACCAAAGCAGTTCTGGCCTGAAGAAGAGCTGGTTGCAACTTGCCAGGAGATTGCCGGTGAAACAGGTGCAAAAATCACGCTGACTGAAAACGTACAAGAAGGCGTTGAAGGCTGTGACTTCCTGTATACCGACGTTTGGGTATCTATGGGTGAATCTCAGGAAGCCTGGGATGAGCGCGTTAAACTGATGACTCCTTATCAGGTAAATATGGACACCATTAAGGCGACCGGTAACCCGCATGTACGCTTTATGCACTGTCTGCCAGCCTTCCATAACGATGAAACCACAATCGGTAAGGAAGTAGCGGAGAAATACGGCATGTCGGGCCTTGAAGTCACTGAGGATGTGTTTGAGTCTGAATACTCCATCGTATTCGATGAAGCAGAAAACCGTATGCATACGATTAAGGCTGTGATGGTTGCGACGCTGGGACAATAAGCGATCGTAATCTAACCTGAAAAACTGAATGCCGGCCTCTGTGGCCGGCTTTTTTATGCTGGAAAATAGTGACGCAATCGCTTGCGCTCACGAATTTTGGGCGTATAATCCTCCACAATTTGTCTATAGAGAGATGGAAAATGAACTGTTGGGAACAACACAAGCTGATGCTTTGCCGACTGCCTGAAGCAGCGGGTTTATTTTCTGTTTTTATTATTTTAAGAAAAGCCTCCATTATTTAGGGGGCTTTTTTTTGTCTGGAAATTACTGAGGGAAGAGAGCCATGGCGAACTCGCTATTTCAAAAGCATATCATTTCAATTCCTGAACTTAGCCGTAGCGAACTGGAACTGATTGTTGAAACTGCAGGTCAACTAAAAGCGACACCAAATCCGGAGCTGCTGAGAAACAAGGTTGTAGCAAGCTGCTTCTTTGAACCGTCCACACGTACCCGTCTGTCGTTTGAGACAGCAATCCAGCGCCTGGGAGGCACGGTAATCGGCTTTGATAACGGTGGTAATACATCACTGGCAAAAAAAGGCGAAACACTAGCTGACTCAGTTCAGGTTATCTCATCTTATGTGGACGCTTTTGTTATGCGTCACCCGCAGGAGGGCGCTGCGCGCTTAGCCTCTGAGTTTTCTAACGGCGTTCCTATTGTTAACGGTGGTGACGGAGCGAATCAGCACCCGACTCAGACCCTGCTGGATCTCTTTTCCATTTACGAAACTCAGGGCCGTCTGGATAACCTGAATGTGGCTCTGGTTGGTGACCTGAAGTACGGCAGAACCGTTCACTCTCTGACACAGGCGCTGTCTAAGTTTGATAACAACCGCTTCTTCTTTATCGCTCCGGACGCGCTGGCAATGCCTGATTATATCTGTGAAGAGCTGGATGATGCGGGTATCCCGTACAGCCTGCACAAGGATATGGAACCGGTTATACCGGAACTGGATGTGCTGTATATGACCCGGGTTCAGAAAGAGCGCTTTGACGAGTCAGAATATGCCCATATCAAGTCCGCATTTATCCTTTCAGGCTCTATGCTGACGGATGCAAAAGAGAACATGAAAGTGCTTCACCCACTGCCACGTGTTGATGAGATCACCACTGACGTAGATAAAACCCGGCACGCCTACTACTTCCAGCAGGCTGAAAACGGTGTATATGCGCGCCAGGCACTGCTGGCACTTGTACTGAATGAAGAACTTTAATCAGGAGACCAAAGGATGAGTAACAAAGCACAACTTCAGGTAGAAGCCATCAGAAATGGTTCTGTTATCGACCACATCCCGGCAAACGTTGGTATTAAAGTTCTGCGCCTGTTCAATCTGCAGGAAAGCAAACAGCGTATCACGGTTGGTTTAAACCTGCCTTCTTCTGCACTGGGCGCTAAGGATCTTATCAAGATTGAAAATATCTACATTACTGAGGAGCAGGCCAGCCAACTTGCTCTGTATGCCCCTATGGCTACGGTAAACCAGATTGAAGAGTACGAAGTGACAAAGAAAATGAACCTGTCACTGCCGGAAAAAATCGAAGCTGTTTTTGCCTGCCCCAACAGCAACTGTATCTCCCATGGCGAACCGGTAGACAGCAGCTTTACCGTTATCACTAAAAAAGAAGATATTCAGTTGAAGTGCAAATACTGTGAGAAAGTATTCTCGAGAGAAATCATGACTGAGCGCGTCTGATAAATGAATAGCGAAAACTCTGTGAGTTTATGCAGGGTTTTCGCAAATTTTTTCCCGTCAAAAATCTTTCTGTCAGCATGAAAACTCTCCTCGCAACCAAACCTGTCTACCCTAACCTATTGTCTTACCTTTAGTTTTCCCAGATGCCGTTATCACTTGCGGATATATATACGCTGCATCAGCATAAATCCTCATAAAGCACAGAAATAACCCCTGTTTTTCAATCGAATAAATTGGTGAATACACTCGAAAAACCCTTTTAATCAAGCTGTTATCATCTCAACTCCTTTGACAGGAAGCCTTAAGAATCACAACGAAACAACCAAAGTACGATCGAACATATAAGGAGCTGACTGTGACTGATTCAAGTATTTCAGCTGCATCAGAAATGCAATGTGAGGAAAACATTACAGCAGCCTGCAAGCGCCTTTTGCAACAGCAGAGCTTTTCCACTCAGGACGATATCCGCAAGGGCCTGATTGATCTTGGGTTTGTGGATGTCAGTCAATCAACAGTATCAAGGCTGCTAACCCGCCTTGGCGTAGCCAAAGTCCCGAATCCGTATGGCAAGAAAGTATACTGCCTTACCCTTGAAAACGAGCAGGTTCAGGTAGATTCAGCAGTCTCATCTCAGATTGAATTTGTATCAAATAATCAGCTTGTGGTGGTAATAAAAACCCATCCGGGCAGTGCTCAGTTGGTTGCCAGAATTATAGATATGCAGCCCCACAAAGAAATTCTGGGCACCGTAGGCGGTAACGATACTGTTATGGTGGCTCCGAGGGATATTACAAGAATTGATGAGTGTGAGAAAATAGTTCGTAGCCGTCTGGGACTTAGTTGACCTTACCCTGATAGCAATGCAAACTGGCACCCTCAGTAATAATCTAAAAAAATAAGGATATCGAATGACTAAAGTTCTGCACACAGAAAACGCACCAGCAGCAATCGGCCCGTATGTTCAGGGTGTTGACCTGGGCAATATGGTAATGACCTCCGGCCAGATCCCTGTAATTCCGGCAACCGGCGAGATCGTATCAGAAGACGTACAGAAGCAGGCACGTCAGTCACTTGAAAACGTCAAAGCAGTTGTTGAGTCATCAGGCTTACAGGTAGCAGATATCGTGAAAATGACCGTATTCGTGAAAGATCTGAACGATTTCGGCGCAGTAAACGAAGTGTACGGTAACTTCTTCGACGAACATAAAGTGGCAAACTACCCGGCGAGATCTTGTGTTGAGGTGGCTCGTCTGCCGAAAGATGTGAAGATTGAGATTGAGGCGATTGCGGTTAGGAAATAACAGCAAGGCCCTGGGCCCTGGGAAGTACCAACGTCAGATTTCCCAGGGCCCAGCAGGGCGAAAGCCCGTCCCAGAACCCAGGGCCCAAATTACGCCTCGTTCAACTTCTTCTCACCCGAATTCAACGCATCCACCTCAGCGTCCAGTTCTTCAAGCTTCTGAACCATCTGCTCACGACACACATTTGCCAGTTCGCGGACGTTTGTTTTGTCGTAGCCTTCAGTGCTGATTGGTGGCAGCATCTCTACGATTACATGTCCGTTATCCCACTGGTTTAGCTTCAGCTTGCCCTGGGTTGTGCTGCAAACAATAGGAATGATAGGCACTCCGGCACCAATTGCGGTATGGAACGCGCCGGTTTTAAACGGCAGTAAGCCGCGGCCGCGGGAGCGGGTTCCTTCCGGGAACATCCATACAGAAACGTCGCTGCTTTTTACCTTTTCGATCACCTGATCAATAGTGCTCATCGCTTTCGCTTTATTGAAACGGTCAATCAGGATATTACCTGTGATCCAGTAAAGCTGACCAAACAGCGGGATCCAAACCAGGCTTTTCTTACCCACTGTTACAACCTTAGGTGTTACTGCACCGGAAACGGTGAACAGATCCCAGTTGTTCTGGTGGTTGGCAATATAGACATGCTGACCACGCTCGTAGGCATCTTCCGGCAGGCGGAATTCCAGTTTATAACCCAAAATTCTGGCTATTTTGTGAAACTGACGTCCAAAGGTAAATACGTGTTTCGGGTTGCGAGGACTGGTTAAACAGTACCCCACACCGCCAATAAACATCACGATGGCAAAAACAGCAACCGCAATGATACGAAATAATGCAACCATGGTTATTCCTTCCTAGCTGATTCGCTCAATGTTGGCACCAAGCGCAGCCAGTTTGTCTTCAATTTTGTCGTAACCACGGTCAATGTGGTAGATACGATCTACAATGGTTTCGCCCTTGGCAATACAACCGGCAATCACCAGGCTCGCAGAAGCGCGCAGGTCCGTTGCCATAACTTGTGCCGCGCTCAGGCTGTCAACGTCACCACATAATACCGTATTACCTTCAATTCTTGCCTTAGCGCCCATTCGCTGCAGCTCAGGCACATGCATAAACCGGTTTTCAAAGATGGTTTCTGTGATACGTCCACCACCTTTAGACATCATATTCAGCAGAGTAAACTGCGCCTGCATATCTGTCGGGAATCCCGGGTGAGGTGCGGTTGTGATATCCACCGCCTTTAGCTCTCTGTCCGTCATATCCAGACTGATCCAGTCTTCTCCGGTTTCAATTTTCGCGCCAGCCTCTTCAAGCTTGGCCAGAACCGCCTCCAGCAGAGACGCTTTTGTGTTTCGGCAAATCACTTTCCCCTTAGAGACTGCCGCCGCAACCAGGAAGGTACCGGTTTCGATACGGTCAGCAACCACTGAGTGTTTACCTCCACCAAGACGTTCAACACCCTCTATAGTCAGAGTGTTGCTACCGGCACCAGAAATCTTTGCGCCAAGCTTATTAAGAAAATCTGCAGTATCTTCAATTTCCGGCTCACATGCGGCGTTCTCCAGTACAGTTGTACCTTCTGCCAACGCTGCTGCACACATGATAGTAATGGT is from Vibrio sp. JC009 and encodes:
- the argF gene encoding ornithine carbamoyltransferase, yielding MAFNLRNRNFLKLLDFTPREIQHLLEMSAELKKAKYNGYEQPRLKGKNIALIFEKSSTRTRCAFEVAAFDQGAQVSYIGPSGSQIGHKESMKDTARVLGRMYDGIEYRGFGQDIVEELGQYAGVPVWNGLTNEFHPTQILADFLTMLEHGRGKQLHEIKFAYLGDARNNMGNSLLVGAAKMGMDIRLVAPKQFWPEEELVATCQEIAGETGAKITLTENVQEGVEGCDFLYTDVWVSMGESQEAWDERVKLMTPYQVNMDTIKATGNPHVRFMHCLPAFHNDETTIGKEVAEKYGMSGLEVTEDVFESEYSIVFDEAENRMHTIKAVMVATLGQ
- the pyrB gene encoding aspartate carbamoyltransferase encodes the protein MANSLFQKHIISIPELSRSELELIVETAGQLKATPNPELLRNKVVASCFFEPSTRTRLSFETAIQRLGGTVIGFDNGGNTSLAKKGETLADSVQVISSYVDAFVMRHPQEGAARLASEFSNGVPIVNGGDGANQHPTQTLLDLFSIYETQGRLDNLNVALVGDLKYGRTVHSLTQALSKFDNNRFFFIAPDALAMPDYICEELDDAGIPYSLHKDMEPVIPELDVLYMTRVQKERFDESEYAHIKSAFILSGSMLTDAKENMKVLHPLPRVDEITTDVDKTRHAYYFQQAENGVYARQALLALVLNEEL
- the pyrI gene encoding aspartate carbamoyltransferase regulatory subunit, whose protein sequence is MSNKAQLQVEAIRNGSVIDHIPANVGIKVLRLFNLQESKQRITVGLNLPSSALGAKDLIKIENIYITEEQASQLALYAPMATVNQIEEYEVTKKMNLSLPEKIEAVFACPNSNCISHGEPVDSSFTVITKKEDIQLKCKYCEKVFSREIMTERV
- a CDS encoding arginine repressor codes for the protein MQCEENITAACKRLLQQQSFSTQDDIRKGLIDLGFVDVSQSTVSRLLTRLGVAKVPNPYGKKVYCLTLENEQVQVDSAVSSQIEFVSNNQLVVVIKTHPGSAQLVARIIDMQPHKEILGTVGGNDTVMVAPRDITRIDECEKIVRSRLGLS
- a CDS encoding RidA family protein; this encodes MTKVLHTENAPAAIGPYVQGVDLGNMVMTSGQIPVIPATGEIVSEDVQKQARQSLENVKAVVESSGLQVADIVKMTVFVKDLNDFGAVNEVYGNFFDEHKVANYPARSCVEVARLPKDVKIEIEAIAVRK
- a CDS encoding 1-acylglycerol-3-phosphate O-acyltransferase; this encodes MVALFRIIAVAVFAIVMFIGGVGYCLTSPRNPKHVFTFGRQFHKIARILGYKLEFRLPEDAYERGQHVYIANHQNNWDLFTVSGAVTPKVVTVGKKSLVWIPLFGQLYWITGNILIDRFNKAKAMSTIDQVIEKVKSSDVSVWMFPEGTRSRGRGLLPFKTGAFHTAIGAGVPIIPIVCSTTQGKLKLNQWDNGHVIVEMLPPISTEGYDKTNVRELANVCREQMVQKLEELDAEVDALNSGEKKLNEA
- the murA gene encoding UDP-N-acetylglucosamine 1-carboxyvinyltransferase, translating into MEKFRVKGSSTPLQGEVSISGAKNAALPILFASILAEEPVEVANVPKLRDIDTTMELLERLGAKVHRNGSVHVDGSTINEYCAPYDLVKTMRASIWALGPLVARFGKGQVSLPGGCAIGARPVDLHIHGLEQLGATITLDEGYVKAEVDGRLKGAHIVMDKVSVGATITIMCAAALAEGTTVLENAACEPEIEDTADFLNKLGAKISGAGSNTLTIEGVERLGGGKHSVVADRIETGTFLVAAAVSKGKVICRNTKASLLEAVLAKLEEAGAKIETGEDWISLDMTDRELKAVDITTAPHPGFPTDMQAQFTLLNMMSKGGGRITETIFENRFMHVPELQRMGAKARIEGNTVLCGDVDSLSAAQVMATDLRASASLVIAGCIAKGETIVDRIYHIDRGYDKIEDKLAALGANIERIS